The window AAGTTTATGTAAATCATCTCTAGACAATGGGTATTTCACAGACAACACAATTGCGGGATTTGTTCAGCAAGGAACATTTGATGCAGATGGATATAAGAGAATTACGGGTGATGATTATGTTGCAGGAGATCAAAATACTGTGGCAAACGGCTAAACTTAATTTACTTCATTTGATTTTGGGAAGTTTGCTTACAGCTTTTGGAATTGTTCTTTTAGTGAACGATTCCTTTTTTTATTGGCCACCAGAATGGCAATGGCTCTTCAATAATGACTTAGTCGATGCCTTTGCAATCATAGTTGGTATTGGCTTAATTGCATTTGTTTTTGCTGGTGGAAGAAGTCAACTTGCTAATGCCGTGTTACTAGCTTGTTCAGCATTCTTTTTGATGATGTTAACAGTATTGCAACTGGGGCATGTTTTGGTCATGCACGACTATAGCAGATTGCTTTCAATTATTGCACTAATCGGGTGGCTACTAGTAATTCAGTATTTAGCAGTATTTTCTAAGACTGTAAGACGACGAAAGTAGGTAATAAGAAGTGCAAGACTGGGCTAATTTAATCCGTGAAATAGCACTTCTTTTTTCTGGTTTTGTTGCAGGGCTTACTGCTTGGAACGCTTTACGCAAAACAAGCCATGAAGTTTCAAAAGATGATAAAGAAGAACTGAGGGCTGACCGTGACTTATATAGAAATCGGTGGCTTGAAAGTGAGAAAGCTTTTGATGAAATTGATGCAGAAAATGACAAGTTGCGCAAGAAGGTTAAACGGTTAGAAAACAAGATAGATGATTTTAAAGAAAACGAGGACAGAAAATGAGCTTTGAACAAATTGGCGATATGTTAGTTGTTGCTGTATCAGTAGTTATAGCAATCATCTTTTATGTTTATTCAAAAAATAAGATTGCTATTGATAAAAAAGCTATGCAAGGCGATGCACTAGCTAAAGCTGAAAAAATGATTGCTAATTCAGCAAATGCAATCGTATATCAAACTGAAAAAGAGGGCGGTTCAGGTAAGGATAAGCTGTTAGCAGCTTTTAATTACTTAATCGCTATTTTAGATTTGGCGCACTTACCGCATCCCTCAACAGCTTATATCAAAGGCGAGATTGAGAAGTCGGTTACTACGATGAAGCAAACGAAAAACTTTGTTGATAGTATGCAAACACTGACTAAGGAAGACGATGCAGCCAAACAATTGAAAAGTAAGACCATTGTTGGCGAATTGAAAGAAGTAAAGAAGTAGGAGGTAACTATGGTTGAAGTAGCTAAAAGAAGTTACGGTGTAGATGTATCAAGTCATAACAACGGCAATTATTCCGGATCGAAATTTGCCGTTGTTAAAGTGTCAGAGGGCTTAGATTATCGTAATCCTAAAGCACAATCTCAAGTATCTACTGCAAGAGCTAATAGTATGTTGCCAATGGCTTATCACTATGCGAGGTTTAGTGGCAATAGTAACGTAGCAATTCAAGAAGGTAACTATGCAGTTACTTCTGCAAAAGCTGTTGGTCTTGAGGCAGGTACTTACTTAGCTTGTGACTATGAACAAGGAAGTGGAAACGAAACTAGAGGAGATCGTGAAACTAATACGACTGCTATCTTATCTTTCTTAGATACTATTGTGGGTGCTGGTTATAAGCCTTTACTATACTCAGGCGCTTATCTTATGAGAGACAAAATTAATACTTCTAGAATTTTAGCCAAGTATCCTAATTGTTTGTGGGTAGCAGCATATCCATCAGGTAATGGTACTGCGGTAAGTGAACCAAACTTTGGCTACTTTCCATCAATGAACGGAGTAGCAATTTGGCAATTTACCGATAACTGGCGTGGGTTAAATGTTGACGGAAACATCAGCTTGATTGATCTAAAAAATGATAGCAAACCAGTAGCTCAGCCATCTGTTGCACAATCAGCATCAGAAAAAACATGGACTGATGTACAAGGTATGACTTG of the Lactobacillus gasseri ATCC 33323 = JCM 1131 genome contains:
- a CDS encoding XkdX family protein translates to MFDFDFSSIYSNLESLCKSSLDNGYFTDNTIAGFVQQGTFDADGYKRITGDDYVAGDQNTVANG
- a CDS encoding GH25 family lysozyme, with product MVEVAKRSYGVDVSSHNNGNYSGSKFAVVKVSEGLDYRNPKAQSQVSTARANSMLPMAYHYARFSGNSNVAIQEGNYAVTSAKAVGLEAGTYLACDYEQGSGNETRGDRETNTTAILSFLDTIVGAGYKPLLYSGAYLMRDKINTSRILAKYPNCLWVAAYPSGNGTAVSEPNFGYFPSMNGVAIWQFTDNWRGLNVDGNISLIDLKNDSKPVAQPSVAQSASEKTWTDVQGMTWHEEHGTFITGGAINLRWGANTQSTLITTLPAGSEVKYNAWARDSAGRVWLQQPRENGKNGYLVGRVGSEPWGTFK
- a CDS encoding phage holin; this translates as MSFEQIGDMLVVAVSVVIAIIFYVYSKNKIAIDKKAMQGDALAKAEKMIANSANAIVYQTEKEGGSGKDKLLAAFNYLIAILDLAHLPHPSTAYIKGEIEKSVTTMKQTKNFVDSMQTLTKEDDAAKQLKSKTIVGELKEVKK